A region from the Triticum urartu cultivar G1812 chromosome 1, Tu2.1, whole genome shotgun sequence genome encodes:
- the LOC125532647 gene encoding uncharacterized protein LOC125532647, translated as MREQGDMGETDLEDLVLSWSAQEITDGDLYGGKEQEEGVEEVKQRGGDADGVDQRDKPPPIFVQDAWSSALSEAEARDRGYSQNCIEDVPCFQIDLNDICRKSYSKLMNQIDRRMKKVSSLLLSGTPTTPPKIPGVEAFHIVEIVDAKNEQIKAIQCLFRESSLYFGAFRALGLDPDWFIFDDEPVPQWVKGTKIPYSVAHGNIAGVTMGDFWWIDIFKNFLKFPSIPLNDVVWDLEVARAIRRVILVLPEAKRFRTHQKEQLDNQFDRALTKRIRQLRKLQDFHKYLIYILIHKESFHFFTGY; from the exons ATGAGAGAGCAGGGCGACATGGGGGAGACGGATTTGGAGGACCTAGTGCTCTCCTGGTCGGCGCAGGAGATCACGGACGGCGACCTCTACGGAGGAAAG GAGCAGGAGGAGGGGGTGGAGGAGGTGAAGCAGAGGGGAGGCGATGCTGATGGTGTTGATCAAAGAGACAAACCACCTCCAATATTTGTCCAAGATGCTTGGAGTTCAGCATTGTCTGAAGCTGAAGCTCGAGACCGTGGTTATAGTCAGAATTGCATCGAG GATGTTCCCTGTTTCCAAATCGACCTCAACGACATATGCAGAAAATCCTACAGTAAATTGATGAATCAAATTGATCGGAGGATGAAAAAAGTTAGTTCACTGCTGTTGTCAGGAACTCCAACTACACCTCCTAAAATTCCAGGTGTTGAGGCATTTCATATTGTTGAAATCGTTGATGCCAAAAATGAGCAGATTAAAGCCATTCAATGTTTATTCAGAGAATCAAGTCTTTACTTTGGCGCATTCCGTGCACTTGGATTAGACCCTGATTGGTTCATATTTGATGACGAACCAGTTCCACAATGGGTTAAAGGAACCAAAATACCATACAGTGTTGCACATGGTAACAT CGCTGGTGTCACAATGGGGGATTTTTGGTGGATCGATATATTCAAAAATTTCTTGAAGTTTCCATCAATTCCATTGAACGACGTGGTGTGGGATCTTGAAGTGGCAAGAGCCATAAGGCGTGTTATTTTAGTCCTTCCGGAAGCCAAAAGGTTCCGTACTCATCAAAAG GAGCAGCTTGACAACCAGTTTGATCGGGCCCTCACCAAGCGCATTCGTCAACTAAGAAAACTACAAGACTTCCACAAATATCTGATATATATCCTCATCCACAAAGAG AGTTTTCATTTTTTTACTGGTTATTAA